The Phycisphaeraceae bacterium genome segment TCACGTCCCTGGCGAAGTCGAGCGAGCCGAAACGCAGCGCGCTCGTCCACTTCGACAACGGGTCATCAAGCGACCAGGCCTGACGCTCATGCAACTGCATGGCCACAATGGCGGTCAGCAGCCGCGCCGGTCCGTCCACGCGAAAGAGCGTGCCCATGCTCAGTCGCTCGTCGCTGCGCTCGTCCTTGCGACCGAAGGCGCCGGTCCACACCACCCTGCCGTCCGACACCAGCGCGATCGAAGCCCCCGGCACGTGATGACGGGCAAGGATGGCCGGCGCCTCCCGCTCCAGGTCGCCCACCGCCGTCTGCCACGCATCCGTGCGAATAGGTCGCGGCGTGACCGCTTCCTCCGCGACCAGCCGCGTCATTCGCTCCGTCAGGGCTGCGAATCGCGGATGCGACCGCAGGGGGTCGAGCGACCCATCCATGGACGTGTGCCGCTCATGCCGCCAGCCCAGGGCGATGGCCTTCTCGTAGGCGTCAAGGGCCTCGTTGATCTTGCCGCGCGACGCCAGCACGCAGGCGAGGTTGTAGTGGGCCGCAGGCCGTTCCGGAACGAAGGCCACCAGCTCCCGCGCCGCCTGCTCCGCCTTCGCCGGTCCATCACCGGGACCGGTCATGCCGCTGATGATCTCGTACACCAACTGCTCGGCGACGCGGCCCCGCGTGCCCCGGTCGGGCTTGCGCGGATCGACGAGCGTGTCGAACTGGAACCAGTACGGATCCTCGCGCGTCAACGGAGCCGACGTACGAAAACGCCCGTCACTTTCGGTGATGCGAATGACGCCCACGTCCGGAATCTGCCCGGACGCCGCTCCGCTTCCCCATCCTCCAAGCCCAACAACGATGGCGGCGGCGACCCGCAGCGCGCTCGAACGCCGCGCGAGACGCCCCCCACCGCTGAGCGTGTTCCGGGTCATTCAGGACACCTCCGACGAGTTCTCGGACCTGCCGTGGGTCTTCCCTCGCAGGCCAGCACCCACCATTCACCACGACGCTTCAACCGCCCTGGGCTGTCACAAAGTCACCTAAGGCAAGACGAGGCCACGTCAATCGACGCGGGCGGCTCAGGGAAAGAACTTCTTGAGCTCCAGTTTCTTCAGGGCGCGCTCATAGGCGGCGATCAACTCCGGCAGGTCGGCGGGACGTTCGGACTCCGGCGACGACGCCAGCACTCGTTTGAGGATGTCGATGGCCTGCTTCATCGCCTTGATGCGCTCATCCAGATCGAGGTCGGCGTTCTCCGACTGCCTGGCGAGCGATCGGGCCTGCTCGACTTCGACCAGGAATGGCGAATCAACCGGAGCATCGCCATTCCCCGGCGGCGAGCCGTCAACACCCGCGCCGCCCGGATCGCCCGGCGCGGCGCCCGCCCCCGGCGGAGTGGAGCCGGGGGTGCCGGGGTGAGCGGTATCTCCGTTATCAGCGACTTCCGACCCGCCATCAACCACGCCCCCGGTTCCACCGGGCGGCAACTTTGTCACACCATCGACGGCTCCGTCACTCTCTCGCGTTTCCCCGATCGTGCCGCCAGGCCCACCACCGCCGGTACTCGGCGCCGGACGGTTCTTCTGGTAGGCGATGATGCCGCTGACGCCCGCCACCGCGAAGGCCAGCACCAGCAGGATCACCAGCATGCGCACGGTCTGCTTCTGACGGGCGATCTGACGCTCGAGCGTGCGCTGACGCGCCGCCAGGTACGAGGCGTCCACGTCGAGCCCGATGCTCGGAGGCGGCGCCGGCTGGGCGGTCGCCACCGCCGGAGCCGACGCCAGCGCCGAAGCCGCCCCGTGCGTCACCCCCTCGAAACGGGAGCCCCCGGCCATGAGTTCCTCGTCGGTTCCGAAACTGGACAGCCCCGGCGCGGTGGGGCGCAGCACCTCTCGCGCGGTCCACTGACCGGGTGATGTGTCGCTCGGGTCCACGTCCCCCGGCATGGGCTTGACCTCAGGAAGCCCCAGGAAGTTGCGATCGAGGTACGCGCCGAACGGCGCCCCGCACTGCGGGCACCCCAGATCCTTCTTGTTCACGGCGGCGTCGCAGTGGTGACAGTACCCCAGCAGGTGAGCCACGCCGGGCGTGTGCTTGGCGATGGTCCAGAACTGCTTGGTCGTCGGCCCGCGGATGATGGTGTACTTCGACACCCGTCCCGCATCGATCAGCTTCACCAGCGTCTCGTAGCTGCAGCCGGGCTGGAACGGGTTGTTGGGATCGCGCACGAACCACGGCCCCATGGCGTTGTGAGTCGCCTGCCGGCTGAGCGGCTCGAACAGCCCCTTGCAGTGGCGGCACCGATCCCCGGAGGGCTGCGTGTCGCCGCAGTACGGGCAGATCACCACCTTGACCTTGGGCATGCGGTCGCGGCCTCCGTTTGACTCGTTCGGCCTGTGCGGATTCCCTTGCACCATGGCAGCGTACCGCGCGCGGATCGTCCGGGGAAGTCTCTGTGCCCTGACGGGACTCTGGTTATACGGATGCGCCGCCACACCGGATTCGGCAGGGAATGACGCGAATCCCACCGAGACGGCGACGGCGCAACCCCCCGACGCCCCCCCAGCCGCCGGGCGGACCGCGGCCCAGCCGCCGGGGACCGGGCGGACGATGGCCCTGGTGGAAGGCAAACCAGTTCGGATGAGCGATCTGGAGCCGCTCCTGCTGGAGATGGCCGGAACCCAGGCGCTCGCCGAAATCGTGCTCGATCGGCGTCTGGAACTGGAGATGACCCGGCGCGGGCTGTCGCTCGACGCCGGGGCCGTCGAGCAGGAGCGTCGGCTGCTGCTGGCCACGCTCAGCCCCAACGCCGATGACGCCGTGCGCCTGCTGAGCGAACTTCGGACCCGCCAAGGGCTTGGCCGGACCCGGTTTGACGCCCTGCTTCGGCGCAACGCCGCCCTGCGCCGACTCGTGCGCGACGAGGTGCAGGTGACCGACGCCGCCCTCCGTCAGGCGTGGGAAGCGCTGCACGGCGAACGTCGGCAGCCGCGGCTGATCGTCACCCCAACGCTCGCCCAGGCCGAGCACGCCCTGCGGCGCGTGGCGCGGGGCGAATCCTTCGCCGACATCGCCGTGGACATGTCCACCGACGTCAGCGCCTCGCGCGGCGGGCTGATTGAGCCGATCAGCGCGGGCGACCCGTCGTTCCCCCCCGCGGTGCGCGAGGCGCTCTTCTCGATGCAGGCGGGCGAGGTGTCGCGCCCGATCATGGTCGATGGCGGATTCGCGCTGCTCCGCCTGGAGCGGCTCGTGCCCGGCACGGGCCGGACCATCGAGGAGGAGCGCGAGCCGCTGACCGAGTTCTCGCGGCGCCGGCAGGAGCGCCTCTTGATGGAGCAGCTCGCGCGGCGGCTGGTGGATGAGGCGTCGCTCACCATTCTGGATGACTCGCTCCACGACGCCTGGCGACGCAGCCGGGGAGGCGAGTGAGACCGGGGCTGAGCAATTGCCGATGCCGGTTGTTGATCCTTGGTGATCGTCTTCCTGCGACAACCAATGACCGGGAACTGAAACCGTTCAGCGGGAGCCGCCGCCCGCCTCATCGCCGTAGTTCCAGAACGTCGCATAGTCAGGCATCAGGTCGAAGAGCATGCGGGCCTGATCACGCAGCGCCGCGTCCGGCTCATCGCGCCAGCGACCGGCGCGCCGGGTCGTGATCGAGCCGCCGTGCAGAGCGTGCTCATCCGACCGTCCGGGCGCGCGGGCGAGAAACCCGCCGATCTCGCCCGTGGCGGCCACGGGAATCGGACTGTCGATGAACCGCCTGACACGCTCGATCGCGCCAGGGTCCGCGGTGAAGTCCTCGTAGCGCACGCGCAGGGTCGGCCCGGCGGCGTGCATATCGAGCTGGAAGGCGAACTGTACGTTCAGGTCCGCCGCCACGCGCTGAGGCGTGTACTCACCCTTCCACGTGCCAAGCCCCTGCCTCTGGCGGTGATAGAGCGAGATGTAGATGTCGCGCGGGTCGCGGGCGGTGAGGATGATGCGCATGGACGGGAAAGCACGCTGGTACGCGCGCCAGCCCTCGTGGCGGATCTCCTTCACGCCCAGCTGGCCGATGCGGCTCGCCAGCGGCGTCACGACGTCATCGCGCAGCACCTCCACCGCGTGGGGCGTGCGGCGCCCGGCGAGCCACCGCTCACGCCGCGCCTCGAGATCGAGGCCGAAGGGGGCGAGCAGTTCAGCGTCGCCGGGTTTGATCGACCAGCGATTCTCGCCGAACTGCGGCTCGATGAAGATGTACGAGTGCGGCAGCGCGGTGAGCGCCTCGGCCAGCACGGTGGAGCCGGTGCGGCGCAGCGACGCGATGTATACGAAGGGGCGGATCATCTGAACGAAGCACCCGATGCACCCGTCGCACTCACGTGCAGCCCGTGAATCGTGTGATGCACATCGCGCGAGAGCGTGAACAGGTCGAGCAACTCGCCCCGGTCGAGATCGAGCAGCGCGATCGACGCAGGCGACAGACCGACGAACAGCCGCCCGTCCGGCAGCAGGTGCTGGCCGCGAACGAACAGCGGCAGCGCGGCGGGGCGAACCGGGCCCACCTGCTCCAGCAGGGCGGCGACGGGAGCGAACTTCGCCAGGTCGATGGAGCGCTCGCACGCCCCGTCAGGACCGTACATCCGCACGCGCCGCCCCCTGGAGTCGTTGATGACGCAGCGATCGCCCCGAAAAGACAGATTGTGCGCCCCGTGCAGCAGCGGATCGTGAACGAGCACCTCATCGCGCGTGACGTTGTAGACCACGCCCAGCCGGTTGAGCAGGGCGAACACCTCGCCATGATGCACGCGCACGGCGTTGAGATGGCAGTGGCTGGGGCTCTTGGCGTGCGATTGATCCAGCCAGCGCGTGCGATTGTCGGCGTGTCTGTCGATCACCAGCGGCGACAGACCGAAATCGCGCTGCAGCCGGGGCGTTTCACGCGGCCACCACGATTCCACCACGCGCCCTGACGCATCCAGCCGAAGCGCGGCGTCAATGGCGGTGGAGCACACCCAGATGGAGTCATCCCGCGGATCATCGCACAGTTCATGCAGACCGACGAAGAGAGGGTGCGAGAGCCGGCCCATCTCCCGCAAATCCTGGTCGAACTGATGCAGAGTGTGATACGAGGCGACCCAGAGCCGCCCGCCCCGCGGCAGGATGCCCCGCCCGCCGCGCGCCCCGCCGCGGGGGTTGCCGTCCACCACGTCCGGATCGTCGGCGTACAGGGGCCTTCGCGCGATGACCCGTTTCGAGCTCCAGTCGAGCGCGACGATCTCGCCGCTCTGCTCGTGCGGCACGGCGCGGACGATGGTGGTGAAGTGGATCAGCACGAACAATGGACCCGGTGCATTTATTGATACGGCAAGGGCAGCGTGGGGTCGCCGAAGAGCATGAACTTCATGCCCTGGAAGAAGATGCTGGCCGGGTACCACGAGTCGGTGGGGACGAGGTCGCGCAGCCGCTCGTGCCGCACGTAGTAATTGATCGCGTGCTTCCAGCAGTCGCCCAGTCGGGGCGAGTCAAGCGTGCCGATCGCCTCGGCGAAGCCGTCCAGCAGCGTCAGCCCGCAGGGCTGGCTGCCGGTGTTGCAGCCGAAGTAGGCCGCCGCGCCGTTCTCGCCGGCGCGCAGCAGTTGCTCGCCCAGACCGGTGGGGTTGTGCCCGCCGCGCTGGTACGGCGCGGGCGGGGGCGGCGGGGCGCCGAATACCTGCCCGGCGTTGGTGCCCGCGTGCTCCACGCCGTCGATGTCCACGTAGGGCTCGTAGGGCGGCAGCGTGGCGAAGCGCGCCGTGGAGCAGCCCGCCGAGAGAATGATCGCGGGATGTTTCGCGTTGTTGATCTTCGTGAGCGAGCCGGTGTGGATGCAGTGCTCCCACCCGTGATCATGCCCGTGCCCAGCGTGGAAGAGCAGCGTGACGCCGTTGTTGAGCAGATCGACCACCTGCTGTTCATCCGGTGGCGGCGTGTCGAAACGTTCATCCCCCCCCCTGTAGTACCGCTTCTGGATCATCCACGACTCGCCAAGCGAGGCGGCCATGCGGTCCATGCGGCTCCGCGCATCGACCCATCCACCCACCATGATGAACGCAGCCGTTCGACCGCGCAGCGCCGCGGCGCCGCGTCCCTGCGCCCCGCCGGACGACGAAGGCGCTTCGTCACGGATGGATCGTTCGTACGCCAGCGTCTTGGCGACCACGATGGCCGTCTCCCCGGGCGTGCTCACCGGCCATCGTCCCAGAGCGAGTTCGGGCAGGTAGTCAATATCGTCGAAGTTGATCGGATCGTTCTTGTTCTTCTCGCCGCGCACCTCGCCGAAGTAGCGGGCGTGGAAGCCGTCCTTCGCGCCGTTCCAGTCCTCGAACGAGCCGTCGGGCTTGGCCACGTCGGCGTAGTAGAGGTCAGAGGGGTAGAACGCATAGTCGAAGGCCGGGGCGGTCACGCGATCGAGCACCATGTAGCGGACGGGCAGCACGTCGGCGTCGCCCACCAGCAGCACGTACCGAGCGGCTCGCTCCTTCCATGCGTCGTACAGGAAACGCTTGAGTTTCTCCGGGTCGTCCACTCCCTCGTGCTGCGCGAGCACGGCTTCAAGCAGGATCACCTCGACTGCGAACTCCCCAGATCGGTGCTCGATGTACGGGGCAAGCGCCTCGCGCAGCGATGAGGGCGTCACCACGATCAGTCGGGGGGGGCCGTCGGGCGTGCTCGAATCGGCGACCGCGACGGAGCCGCCGCCCACCGCCGCAATGGTCGCCGCAAGCCATGCCAGTTGTATGACGCCGCACCAGTTCCGCATCGAGTTTCCTCGCCTGATCGGGGGTGTTGCCGGGCAGACCGCGTCCCGAACGGTCCGGCATGGTATCGTTCCGCCTTCCCGCGGGACATGAGTGATGCCCGGACGACAGCCCTCCATCCGCACGCTGATCGCGCTCATGGTGACGATTCCCATGGCGGCGGTGGCGGCCTCGCTGGTCACGCTGTCGGTGGTCACCAGTCGCCGCGTCGCCGAGGAGCTGGGCGCCAACCTGGTTCGCCACACCACTGTCAGCGTGCAGGCCCAGGTGCGTCAGTACCTCAGCGAAGCGGTGCGCGTCAGCGACCTGTATGCCCGGCGCGTCGCGGATGGCGTGCTGCCCCTGGATGGATTGACCGCGTGGGAACGCCCCATGCTCGATGACCTGCTTACTTCGCCCGATGTGGCGTCGATCTGCCTGGGCACCGAGCGGGGCGACGCCACCTGGCTGCTGCGGGCGCATGGCCGGCTGGAAGTGGGTCGCGTCACCGGCGGGCGCAACGACGAGGCGGTCGAGTACGTGATGACGCCCGACGGCGTCGTGGCGCCCGACCCGATCCGCATCTACTTCTACGACCCCCGGATCCGACCCTGGTACGACTGCGCCCTCAAGCACGATGGGCCGGTGTGGACGCCCATCTACTTCTGGTTCGGCGAGCAGGGCGAGGAGTCGGTCACCGGCACCGGCTACGTGCGGCGCGTGAGCGATCCCGCGACCGGCCTGAACGGCGTGCTGGTCATCGACGTGGCGCTCGGCGCCCTGAGTTCCTTCATCGCCACGCTGCCCATGGCGGAAGTGGGAGCGATTTTCATCATCGACGAGCAGGGGCTGCTGGTGGCGTCGTCGCTCGGGCCGGTGAACTCCGAAGCCGGCGAGCGACTCTCGCTGCGAGGGTCCGCTCATCCCGCCGCCCGCGCCGTGACGCCGATCGTGGAACGGGCCTCGGCGGCGCCGCATTCGATGCACCGCGTTCTCGTGGATGACGCCTGGGCGCGGGCCGCGATCGTGCCGCTCAAGCCCCACGCCGGGATCGACTGGCGCGTCATCGCGGTGCTGCCGGAGTCGGCCTTCATGGCCGAGGCCCAGGCGGTGCAGCAACGGGCGATCCTGCTGGGGTTGATCGCGCTGGCGGCGGCGATGCTGTTGGGCTTCATCCTGTCAAGGCGGCTGGCCGACCCGCTGGTGCGCCTGGCCGATCACGTGCGCCGCGTGGCGTCCGGCGACTTCGACAGCCGGATCAACCTGCGCGCCTCGCGCGAACTGACGCAGCTCTCCGCGGAGCTCAACGACATGGCGTCGGGACTGCGCCAGCGGATGGAACTGCAGCAGTCGCTGACCCTGGCGACGCAGGTGCAGAAGTCGCTGCTGCCCGCCGCCCCGCCTGTCGTGGACGGAATCGAGATCGCGGCGCGAAGCCGGTACTGCGAATCGATGGGGGGCGATTACTTCGACTTCGTACCCGTGGAATCCCTGCCCCGCGGC includes the following:
- a CDS encoding sulfotransferase, encoding MIRPFVYIASLRRTGSTVLAEALTALPHSYIFIEPQFGENRWSIKPGDAELLAPFGLDLEARRERWLAGRRTPHAVEVLRDDVVTPLASRIGQLGVKEIRHEGWRAYQRAFPSMRIILTARDPRDIYISLYHRQRQGLGTWKGEYTPQRVAADLNVQFAFQLDMHAAGPTLRVRYEDFTADPGAIERVRRFIDSPIPVAATGEIGGFLARAPGRSDEHALHGGSITTRRAGRWRDEPDAALRDQARMLFDLMPDYATFWNYGDEAGGGSR
- a CDS encoding peptidyl-prolyl cis-trans isomerase, with translation MEGKPVRMSDLEPLLLEMAGTQALAEIVLDRRLELEMTRRGLSLDAGAVEQERRLLLATLSPNADDAVRLLSELRTRQGLGRTRFDALLRRNAALRRLVRDEVQVTDAALRQAWEALHGERRQPRLIVTPTLAQAEHALRRVARGESFADIAVDMSTDVSASRGGLIEPISAGDPSFPPAVREALFSMQAGEVSRPIMVDGGFALLRLERLVPGTGRTIEEEREPLTEFSRRRQERLLMEQLARRLVDEASLTILDDSLHDAWRRSRGGE
- a CDS encoding serine hydrolase, with amino-acid sequence MTRNTLSGGGRLARRSSALRVAAAIVVGLGGWGSGAASGQIPDVGVIRITESDGRFRTSAPLTREDPYWFQFDTLVDPRKPDRGTRGRVAEQLVYEIISGMTGPGDGPAKAEQAARELVAFVPERPAAHYNLACVLASRGKINEALDAYEKAIALGWRHERHTSMDGSLDPLRSHPRFAALTERMTRLVAEEAVTPRPIRTDAWQTAVGDLEREAPAILARHHVPGASIALVSDGRVVWTGAFGRKDERSDERLSMGTLFRVDGPARLLTAIVAMQLHERQAWSLDDPLSKWTSALRFGSLDFARDVTIRRALNHTAGLAARRLTEPAEGVDDEINRTIVLDPSRVGVKYTWAPEAYLAVGRAVEKALANPDTADQRESDEFDGYFGERVRAGVLTPLRMNATRTGYVTRERFDVATGHSEYGTPYLAAMEPRKPASPIFTTAGDLGLLLEFMLGSHADGVRPVLTIESIASMHAPGLEHPALAGWHFGLGIEVRETEFGRCAQVSSVRQGVGCLMRWYPDSKCGVVILFNADTGLPAAERLANLSLGGI
- a CDS encoding SpoIIE family protein phosphatase; translation: MPGRQPSIRTLIALMVTIPMAAVAASLVTLSVVTSRRVAEELGANLVRHTTVSVQAQVRQYLSEAVRVSDLYARRVADGVLPLDGLTAWERPMLDDLLTSPDVASICLGTERGDATWLLRAHGRLEVGRVTGGRNDEAVEYVMTPDGVVAPDPIRIYFYDPRIRPWYDCALKHDGPVWTPIYFWFGEQGEESVTGTGYVRRVSDPATGLNGVLVIDVALGALSSFIATLPMAEVGAIFIIDEQGLLVASSLGPVNSEAGERLSLRGSAHPAARAVTPIVERASAAPHSMHRVLVDDAWARAAIVPLKPHAGIDWRVIAVLPESAFMAEAQAVQQRAILLGLIALAAAMLLGFILSRRLADPLVRLADHVRRVASGDFDSRINLRASRELTQLSAELNDMASGLRQRMELQQSLTLATQVQKSLLPAAPPVVDGIEIAARSRYCESMGGDYFDFVPVESLPRGRLLLVVGDVMGHGIASALLMTTARAALRAAAPAATDLGDAMSRLNHVLASDARHGRFMTMTMLTVDPSHGAACWASAGHDPALLYRPATGQFSMLDGGDIPLGVMPDLAYQQITRDGLRPGDVIILGTDGLWEARNPQGESYGKDRLRQVIQRTATPGATADQIAAAIESDHAAFLNGRAIQDDVTFLIVRIPD